In Myxocyprinus asiaticus isolate MX2 ecotype Aquarium Trade chromosome 32, UBuf_Myxa_2, whole genome shotgun sequence, one genomic interval encodes:
- the LOC127423125 gene encoding male-specific lethal 1 homolog produces the protein MNIRPGCFSKVGLYSNNLDFSPSQTAHPVSVPKASTVSENRDPPGDTSNNTRQHLILDKNLGGKVERTSVPVKLGRVLAVASEAGSEGTETLSSQAKQMGGEGTPVKSKTPLGQTNSIDNKPEFVSMNSHSNSRDSVGEKSVKGLETMGASHEHTEGKRLNMRKITGHPHSQATCLKQLLLLQLDLIEQQQQQLQSKDKEINDLKSDRDTLLARIERMERRLQLLSKEPRDKRLFQPLERWVPDTEDFWESDMGDCSQTPTSKSVQLNRSGKMQKRKFNFLDAKMQRSRGKATRSTPQKLDTGETSPCQRDLRNKETPEKMSGQMDQHPEGEDSKETKDLPYLTTTEMYLCCWHQPPASPLQEPSPKKEEDVAIPSWRENIMEPLCEEDAFDIPENLDDTVFLKRHAKLELDEKRRKRWDIQRIREQRMLQRLQQRMEKKKMNVQESKPEVSSFYPDPDMVEAIEVTPFLPVVAFGQPLPNLTAQNFELPWLDEKSRCRVENPKKTPHRTCRK, from the exons ATGAACATACGACCTGGTTGCTTTTCTAAAGTGGGATTATACTCGAACAACCTCGACTTCAGCCCATCTCAAACAGCACACCCAGTTAGTGTCCCAAAAGCTTCCACAGTCTCAGAGAATAGAGATCCACCTGGTGACACTTCAAACAACACCAGACAACATCTGATCTTGGACAAGAATCTGGGTGGGAAAGTCGAACGGACTTCAGTGCCCGTAAAGCTCGGCAGAGTGTTAGCTGTCGCTTCAGAGGCTGGCTCTGAGGGCACAGAAACACTGTCATCTCAAGCTAAACAAATGGGGGGTGAAGGCACCCCTGTAAAAAGTAAAACTCCCCTTGGACAGACCAACTCTATAGATAATAAGCCAGAGTTTGTATCCATGAATTCACACAGTAATTCTAGGGACTCTGTGGGAGAGAAGAGTGTGAAAGGGTTAGAAACTATGGGGGCATCTCATGAACACACGGAGGGTAAAAGGTTGAATATGAGGAAGATCACAGGTCATCCTCACTCGCAGGCCACTTGCCTTAAACAACTGCTTCTACTTCAGCTGGACTTGATAgagcaacagcaacaacaactgcAGTCTAAGGACAAGGAAATAAATGATCTCAAATCAGACAGAGACACG TTGCTTGCTCGTATTGAGAGGATGGAACGGCGTTTGCAGTTGTTAAGTAAGGAACCACGTGACAAGAGGCTCTTTCAGCCATTAGAGAGATGGGTCCCTGATACGGAAGATTTTTGGGAATCAGATATGGGGGACTGCTCGCAGACTCCAACATCCAAATCAGTCCAGTTGAATCGAAGTGGCAAGATGCAAAAGAG GAAGTTCAACTTCTTAGACGCTAAGATGCAGAGGTCAAGAGGCAAGGCCACAAGATCAACCCCCCAAAAATTAGACACAGGAGAGACATCACCTTGTCAGCGTGACTTGCGAAACAAGGAGACCCCAGAGAAGATGAGCGGACAGATGGATCAGCACCCAGAGGGAGAAGACAGCAAAGAAACTAAAGATCTCCCATACTTAACAACGACCGAGATGTACCTGTGCTGCTGGCACCAGCCTCCAGCCTCTCCATTACAGGAACCGTCTCCAAAGAAAGAGGAGGATGTTGCAA TCCCATCCTGGAGAGAAAATATCATGGAACCCCTGTGCGAGGAGGATGCCTTTGACATCCCTGAG AATCTTGATGATACAGTTTTTCTGAAACGGCACGCGAAGCTAGAACTGGATGAGAAGAGACGAAAAAG ATGGGACATTCAGAGAATACGTGAACAGCGTATGCTTCAAAGACTGCAgcaacgcatggagaagaaaaagaTGAATGTTCAGGAAAGCAAGCCTGAAGTGTCCTCATTTTATCCTGACCCGGACATGG TGGAGGCCATTGAAGTCACACCATTTCTGCCAGTAGTTGCCTTTGGTCAGCCTTTGCCCAATTTGACTGCACA